Proteins from a single region of Kineosporiaceae bacterium:
- a CDS encoding phospho-sugar mutase, which yields MRGVETTNALLSAARAWRDDDPDPVTVAELDALITRAEAGDDAATADLADRFTGLLQFGTAGLRGALGAGPNRMNRAVVIRAAAGLAGYLTAHVPAPQTPRVVVGFDARHNSDTFAADTCAVMAGAGVEALVLPRPLPTPVLAFAVRHLGADAGVMVTASHNPPQDNGYKVYLGGRLTPPEGNGVQIVPPADAEIAAAIDAITAVRDVVRADDGWSTLGEDLLDTYLDHAASVVAPDSPRDLSIVLTPLHGVGGDTAVRALTAAGFTAPYVVPQQAEPDPDFPTVSFPNPEEPGAIDLALAAAVARGADLVIANDPDADRCAVAVLDPAGNPAQSGPKQPAWRMLRGDELGALLGSHLIARGLPETADGLPVVMACSIVSSELLSKIAARAGIAHAETLTGFKWIARVPGLVFGYEEALGYCVAPYLVRDKDGITTALLIAELAATLKAAGRTLIDELDALAVRYGVHATDQLAVRVDDLALIDAAMARLRENPPITLAEQRVVSVEDLAQPTTGLPPTDGLRYRTDGGIRVVVRPSGTEPKLKCYLEAVVPVSYGIIGVPGARSLAGRRLAQTRSDLQAALGL from the coding sequence TTGCGGGGCGTGGAGACGACGAATGCCCTGCTCAGCGCTGCGCGTGCCTGGCGGGACGACGACCCCGACCCGGTGACCGTGGCCGAGCTCGACGCCCTCATCACCCGCGCCGAGGCCGGGGACGACGCAGCCACCGCCGACCTCGCCGACCGGTTCACCGGCCTGTTGCAGTTCGGCACCGCCGGCCTGCGGGGTGCCCTCGGCGCCGGGCCGAACCGGATGAATCGGGCGGTCGTCATCCGGGCCGCCGCAGGCCTGGCCGGCTACCTCACCGCGCACGTCCCGGCGCCCCAAACCCCGCGGGTGGTGGTCGGTTTCGATGCCCGACACAACTCCGACACCTTCGCGGCCGATACCTGCGCGGTGATGGCCGGAGCGGGCGTCGAGGCCCTGGTCCTCCCCCGGCCGCTGCCCACGCCGGTGCTCGCGTTCGCCGTCCGGCACCTGGGCGCCGACGCCGGGGTCATGGTCACCGCCTCGCACAACCCGCCGCAGGACAACGGCTACAAGGTCTACCTGGGCGGCCGGCTCACACCGCCCGAGGGCAACGGCGTCCAGATCGTCCCGCCTGCCGACGCCGAGATCGCCGCCGCCATCGACGCCATCACCGCGGTACGTGACGTCGTCCGCGCCGACGACGGCTGGTCCACCCTGGGCGAGGACCTCCTCGACACCTACCTCGACCACGCGGCGTCCGTCGTCGCACCGGACAGTCCCCGCGACCTGTCGATCGTGCTCACCCCGCTGCACGGGGTCGGCGGCGACACCGCGGTCCGCGCCCTGACTGCAGCGGGGTTCACCGCCCCCTACGTCGTGCCGCAGCAGGCCGAACCCGACCCCGACTTCCCCACGGTCAGCTTTCCCAACCCCGAGGAACCCGGCGCGATCGACCTGGCGCTGGCCGCAGCCGTCGCGCGCGGCGCCGACCTCGTGATCGCCAACGACCCGGACGCCGACCGGTGCGCCGTCGCGGTGCTCGATCCCGCCGGCAACCCGGCCCAGTCCGGCCCGAAGCAGCCCGCGTGGCGGATGCTGCGCGGGGACGAGCTCGGTGCTCTGCTCGGGTCACACCTGATCGCCCGTGGCCTGCCCGAGACCGCCGACGGCCTCCCGGTGGTGATGGCCTGCTCGATCGTCTCCAGCGAGTTGCTGTCCAAGATCGCTGCCCGCGCCGGCATCGCCCATGCCGAGACCCTCACCGGGTTCAAGTGGATCGCGCGCGTCCCCGGGCTCGTCTTCGGGTACGAGGAAGCCCTCGGCTACTGCGTCGCCCCCTACCTGGTGCGCGACAAGGACGGCATCACGACCGCACTGCTGATCGCCGAGCTGGCGGCCACCCTGAAGGCTGCCGGGCGCACCCTGATCGACGAATTGGACGCGCTCGCAGTGCGGTACGGCGTCCACGCCACCGATCAGCTCGCGGTGCGGGTCGACGACCTCGCCCTGATCGACGCTGCCATGGCCCGACTGCGCGAGAATCCACCGATCACCCTGGCCGAGCAACGGGTCGTCAGCGTCGAGGATCTCGCCCAGCCCACCACCGGCCTGCCCCCCACCGATGGCCTGCGCTATCGCACGGACGGCGGCATCCGGGTCGTCGTGCGGCCCAGCGGCACCGAGCCCAAGCTGAAGTGCTACCTCGAGGCCGTCGTCCCGGTCAGCTACGGGATCATCGGCGTACCGGGCGCCCGCTCGCTGGCAGGTCGCCGTTTGGCCCAGACCCGTTCGGATCTCCAGGCGGCGTTGGGCCTGTGA